A part of Fimbriiglobus ruber genomic DNA contains:
- a CDS encoding DUF4384 domain-containing protein — protein MKHYEKVGDTRIDLRGVLGKDSYGARFGDQVTVEIELSRPAYAYLVAFRPDGMVEPLFPEDSNEPPPLTDRPRYPSKSRELNYDLTDGTVVSVQYCTRSLRWCK, from the coding sequence GTGAAGCATTATGAAAAAGTTGGAGACACAAGGATCGACCTTCGAGGTGTCCTCGGTAAGGATTCGTACGGAGCAAGATTCGGCGATCAGGTTACAGTCGAAATTGAGCTCTCTCGGCCAGCATACGCATACCTGGTGGCATTCCGCCCAGATGGTATGGTCGAACCTCTGTTTCCTGAAGACAGCAACGAACCGCCGCCCCTGACCGACCGACCTCGCTACCCGTCAAAGTCTCGTGAGTTAAATTACGACCTAACGGACGGTACGGTGGTGTCCGTTCAGTATTGCACTCGGAGCCTGAGGTGGTGTAAATAG
- a CDS encoding helix-turn-helix domain-containing protein: MDDLSRFCCLNETCRDHGKRGHGNLTVPMRYGPNQTRLLRCSTCRTRFSERKGTPLFDTRLPADKALSVLAHVAEGIGTRKTARLTGVHPDTVTRYIRRAGHHAEQLHDELVAFSPSDDRSPVR; the protein is encoded by the coding sequence ATGGATGACCTGAGTCGGTTCTGCTGCCTCAACGAGACGTGCCGGGATCACGGGAAGCGGGGCCACGGGAATCTGACCGTGCCCATGCGGTACGGGCCGAACCAGACCCGCCTGCTCCGGTGTTCGACCTGCCGGACGCGGTTCTCGGAGCGGAAAGGGACGCCCCTGTTCGATACCCGGTTGCCGGCCGACAAAGCCCTGTCGGTCCTCGCTCATGTGGCCGAGGGCATCGGCACGCGGAAGACCGCTCGATTGACCGGTGTCCACCCCGATACGGTCACCCGGTACATCCGCCGGGCCGGTCACCATGCCGAACAACTCCACGATGAACTCGTGGCTTTTTCCCCCTCGGACGACCGAAGTCCAGTTCGATGA
- a CDS encoding IS1380 family transposase — MKPIFRRWFQKGKARIDRRLDQTRNPLSPEPVLKARNIHYEVSDKAQAIHCGGIGLIHALGQRFGLAKTIDQKLHLLKFHVPYHESDHVLTLAYNPLCGGTCLQDLELLRNDETFLNALDARRIPDPTTAGDFCRRFLASDVEALIDAINEVRRRVWAEQPESFFDCATIDLDGTLVGTTGQCKEGMDIAYDGTWGYHPLVVSLAETGEVLSIVNRPGNRPSHEGAAREVNRSLVLCLEAGFRTVLLRGDTDFSQTQYLDGWNAIRKTRFIFGYDAVPTLVRKAEELPDHAWRRLTRPARYHVNTQPRRTPENVKARIVTEREYETLRLDSEDIAEFEYQPTACRQKYRMVVIRKNITRAKGEAALFDDVRYFFYITNEREWSADAIVFSANDRCHQENLHAQLKSGVRALRAPVDTLESNWAYMVMTALGWNVKAWWALSLPEPPGRWRDKYRQEKRWVLGLEFRSFVHAFVGLPCQVLRTGRKLVYRLLSWNPHLRVFFRLVETLNC; from the coding sequence GTGAAACCTATCTTCCGCCGCTGGTTCCAAAAAGGCAAGGCCCGCATCGATCGCCGACTCGATCAAACGCGCAATCCGCTCAGCCCCGAGCCCGTGCTCAAAGCCCGTAACATCCACTATGAGGTCTCCGACAAGGCCCAGGCCATCCACTGCGGTGGCATCGGCCTCATCCATGCGCTGGGTCAACGATTCGGGCTCGCCAAGACCATCGACCAAAAACTTCATCTGCTCAAATTCCACGTCCCGTATCACGAATCCGATCACGTCCTCACCCTCGCCTACAACCCGCTCTGCGGCGGCACCTGCCTTCAAGACCTCGAACTCCTCCGCAACGACGAGACCTTCCTCAACGCCCTGGACGCGCGACGCATCCCCGACCCCACCACCGCCGGCGACTTCTGCCGCCGCTTCTTGGCGTCCGACGTCGAAGCGCTGATCGACGCGATCAACGAGGTCCGCCGGCGCGTCTGGGCCGAGCAACCCGAGTCGTTCTTCGACTGCGCGACGATCGATCTGGATGGCACCCTCGTCGGGACCACCGGTCAGTGCAAGGAGGGAATGGACATCGCCTACGACGGCACCTGGGGTTATCACCCGTTGGTCGTTTCGCTGGCCGAGACCGGGGAGGTCCTCAGCATCGTGAATCGTCCGGGGAATCGCCCGTCGCACGAGGGCGCGGCCCGGGAAGTCAACCGCTCGCTGGTGTTGTGCCTCGAGGCCGGTTTTCGCACGGTCCTCTTGCGGGGCGACACCGATTTCTCGCAGACCCAGTATCTGGATGGCTGGAATGCCATCCGCAAGACGCGGTTCATTTTCGGTTACGATGCCGTGCCCACTCTGGTGCGGAAAGCCGAGGAACTCCCGGACCACGCGTGGCGGCGGCTGACCCGCCCCGCCCGTTATCACGTGAACACGCAACCGCGGCGGACGCCGGAAAACGTCAAGGCCAGGATCGTGACGGAGCGGGAGTACGAGACGCTCCGTTTGGACTCGGAAGACATCGCCGAGTTCGAGTATCAGCCCACCGCCTGCCGCCAGAAGTACCGGATGGTGGTGATCCGCAAGAACATCACCCGCGCGAAAGGCGAGGCGGCACTGTTCGATGACGTGCGTTACTTCTTTTACATCACGAACGAGCGGGAGTGGTCAGCGGACGCGATTGTGTTCTCGGCCAACGACCGGTGCCACCAGGAGAACCTGCACGCCCAGTTGAAGAGCGGCGTGCGGGCGTTGCGGGCCCCGGTGGACACGCTGGAAAGCAACTGGGCGTACATGGTGATGACGGCACTGGGCTGGAACGTGAAGGCGTGGTGGGCGTTGTCGTTGCCGGAACCGCCGGGCCGCTGGCGAGACAAGTATCGTCAGGAGAAGCGGTGGGTGTTGGGTTTGGAGTTCCGGAGTTTCGTCCACGCATTCGTCGGGCTGCCGTGCCAGGTTCTCCGGACGGGCCGCAAGCTAGTTTATCGTCTGTTGAGTTGGAACCCTCATTTACGGGTCTTCTTCCGACTGGTCGAGACGTTGAACTGTTGA
- a CDS encoding tetratricopeptide repeat protein, with translation MGRYAEARSLNQKALGIRLKMLGECHPHTAISYNNLAEDLNATGEAVGAQKG, from the coding sequence ATGGGTAGGTACGCAGAGGCTCGGTCGCTGAACCAAAAAGCTCTCGGCATTCGACTCAAGATGTTGGGCGAGTGCCATCCGCACACGGCTATCAGCTACAACAACTTGGCGGAAGATCTCAACGCCACGGGCGAGGCCGTTGGGGCCCAAAAGGGTTGA
- a CDS encoding IS5 family transposase, with protein MDATVRKPYPTDLTDLQWEIIQVVLPAARPGGRPRSVDLREVLNAIVYVNRSGCQWSMLPHDFPAKSTVYEYFSQWRDDGTWQELLDVLREGYREVHAPSHERTPSAASIDSQSVKGTEHAGGNGYDAGKKIQGRKRSIVVDTLGLLMVVAVTAGHVDDAAAAPTVLESLDREAYPRLKVVWADGKYHNHTLNGWKDGHPELGWELVIVRRPDGVKGFTLLPKRWVVERTFGWLGRARRLSRNYERLNSSSESMIRVRSIQLILNRMDPQERYPPFKYRVASK; from the coding sequence ATGGATGCGACCGTTCGCAAACCGTATCCGACCGATTTGACCGACCTCCAATGGGAGATCATCCAGGTCGTCCTGCCGGCCGCCCGACCCGGAGGACGCCCCCGGTCGGTGGACCTCCGGGAGGTGCTGAACGCGATCGTGTACGTGAACCGGTCGGGGTGTCAGTGGTCGATGCTCCCGCACGACTTCCCGGCCAAGAGTACGGTGTACGAGTACTTCTCCCAGTGGCGGGACGACGGTACCTGGCAAGAACTCCTGGATGTCCTCCGGGAGGGGTATCGGGAAGTCCACGCCCCGAGCCACGAGCGGACCCCGAGCGCCGCGAGCATCGACAGCCAGTCGGTCAAGGGGACCGAACACGCGGGCGGGAACGGGTACGACGCGGGCAAGAAAATCCAGGGCCGGAAGCGGTCGATCGTGGTCGATACGCTGGGCCTGTTGATGGTCGTGGCGGTGACCGCCGGGCACGTCGACGACGCGGCCGCGGCCCCGACCGTACTCGAATCGTTGGACCGGGAGGCGTACCCGCGGTTGAAGGTCGTGTGGGCCGACGGGAAGTATCACAACCATACCCTGAACGGGTGGAAGGACGGCCACCCGGAACTCGGATGGGAACTCGTCATCGTCCGCCGACCGGACGGGGTGAAGGGGTTCACCCTGTTACCCAAGCGGTGGGTCGTCGAGCGGACGTTCGGGTGGCTCGGGCGGGCCCGGCGGTTGAGTCGTAATTATGAGCGACTGAATAGTTCCAGCGAATCCATGATTCGTGTGCGGTCAATCCAGCTGATCCTCAATCGCATGGATCCACAAGAGCGTTATCCCCCGTTTAAATATAGAGTTGCATCAAAATAG
- a CDS encoding transposase domain-containing protein, translated as MHAGFTRAQKCWAHLIRKAIKLTTQDPGRAVFRTLTDGLLGLDREAGRVQRDGRLSAAGRVAKVAALNTRLFDLVRDDYLAHLETPPSKDVENEYRLLVNERVRLLAARELFTFVEADPIPQIDGTTAAVPGTNNEAERTLRDTATARKTGRTNKTITGARRRTIRTTVLESLRRYLPTFALADVLAELTRWSDRGRSCFAEHVAQCQFTVPEGSVLDPIPFVLAQAPAPCYLVFAKTSGLREAGSMRPHGGCIASESETVILDRLAGLTKIISPEVIEQALSDSDRVGQRRCQLSHRTMLWVVLAMGLLTHLPLRQVFKYARRMTRGEQTPARSSLCEGRQRLGVDAVRSVFEQVVRPLATPSTPGAFYQGFRLMAIDGTVQDVPDTPANAAHFGRSRGDAATAPSRSCGR; from the coding sequence GTGCACGCCGGGTTCACGCGGGCTCAGAAGTGCTGGGCCCACCTGATTCGTAAGGCGATCAAACTGACCACCCAGGACCCGGGCCGGGCGGTCTTCCGGACCCTCACCGACGGGTTGTTGGGCCTTGACCGGGAGGCCGGTCGGGTCCAGCGGGACGGGCGGTTATCGGCCGCCGGACGGGTGGCCAAGGTCGCGGCTCTGAACACCCGGTTGTTCGATCTGGTCCGCGACGACTACCTGGCCCATCTGGAGACGCCGCCGTCGAAGGACGTCGAGAACGAGTACCGCCTGCTCGTGAACGAGCGGGTCCGGTTGCTGGCGGCCCGCGAGTTATTCACGTTTGTGGAGGCCGACCCGATCCCCCAGATCGACGGGACGACGGCGGCCGTGCCCGGGACGAACAACGAGGCCGAGCGGACCCTGCGGGACACGGCGACCGCGCGGAAGACCGGGCGGACGAACAAGACGATCACCGGCGCCCGCCGGCGGACGATCCGGACAACCGTCCTGGAGTCGTTGCGGCGGTATCTCCCGACGTTCGCCCTGGCGGACGTGCTGGCGGAGTTGACGCGGTGGTCGGACCGGGGGCGGAGTTGTTTCGCGGAGCACGTCGCTCAGTGCCAGTTCACGGTGCCCGAGGGGTCGGTGTTAGATCCAATACCGTTCGTCTTAGCGCAAGCCCCCGCCCCCTGCTACCTTGTGTTCGCCAAAACATCGGGTCTCAGGGAGGCGGGAAGCATGCGACCGCACGGAGGCTGTATCGCGAGTGAATCGGAGACCGTGATCCTGGATCGGCTGGCGGGCCTGACCAAGATTATCTCGCCGGAGGTCATCGAACAAGCCCTGTCGGACTCGGACCGGGTCGGACAACGCCGGTGCCAACTGTCGCACCGAACCATGCTGTGGGTCGTCCTGGCGATGGGCCTGCTGACCCACCTGCCCCTGCGTCAGGTGTTCAAATACGCCCGGCGCATGACGCGGGGCGAACAGACGCCGGCCCGCAGCAGCCTGTGCGAAGGCCGTCAGCGCTTGGGCGTCGACGCGGTGCGATCGGTGTTCGAGCAGGTCGTGCGGCCGTTGGCCACACCGAGTACGCCGGGCGCCTTCTACCAGGGGTTCCGACTCATGGCCATCGACGGAACGGTCCAGGACGTTCCCGATACGCCGGCCAATGCCGCCCACTTCGGCCGCAGCCGGGGGGACGCGGCGACAGCGCCTTCCCGCAGTTGCGGAAGGTGA
- a CDS encoding transposase, translated as MDVFENLKRELTEGRIDPGQLLDLVVQLQQQLAVAQQQLAAAQQRIANLEKHLPATTKRDEPYSLRSEEQRQQGRAKKNARKRKPQGRRGRVRTADTIALAERTEAVYPAGVPAGKCRFSHTRVVLVAYDIYRVGNRFGQIPGVLGRSEFGIEIGTQIAYLVTVVGLSFDKTCGLVRFFQNLPLTKSQADALLTQLSRHWEREFDTLCTLLANSAVVHADETSGSRNSVWAFVSEKARVVLFGVHKDAATLARMLDPQTFPGVLVTTTRPCTPGSRGLRSAGPT; from the coding sequence ATGGACGTCTTCGAGAACCTCAAACGCGAGCTCACGGAAGGGCGGATCGATCCCGGTCAGCTCCTCGATCTGGTCGTCCAACTTCAGCAACAACTTGCGGTCGCCCAGCAGCAACTCGCGGCCGCCCAGCAGCGGATCGCGAACCTCGAAAAGCACCTCCCGGCGACCACCAAACGCGACGAACCGTATTCCCTGCGGTCCGAGGAGCAGCGGCAACAGGGTCGGGCGAAGAAGAACGCCCGCAAGCGGAAACCCCAAGGCCGCCGCGGTCGGGTGCGAACCGCCGACACGATCGCTCTGGCCGAACGGACCGAGGCCGTTTATCCGGCCGGCGTCCCGGCAGGCAAGTGCCGATTCTCGCACACGCGGGTCGTCCTGGTCGCCTACGACATCTACCGGGTCGGGAATCGGTTCGGGCAAATCCCCGGGGTTCTCGGCCGGAGCGAGTTCGGGATCGAGATCGGCACCCAGATCGCGTACCTGGTGACGGTCGTCGGGTTGTCGTTCGACAAGACGTGCGGGCTCGTCCGGTTCTTCCAGAACCTGCCGCTGACGAAGTCCCAGGCGGACGCCCTGTTGACCCAGTTGTCGCGGCACTGGGAGCGGGAGTTCGACACCCTGTGTACGCTCCTGGCGAACTCGGCCGTGGTCCACGCGGACGAGACGAGTGGGAGCCGGAACAGCGTGTGGGCGTTCGTGTCGGAGAAGGCCCGGGTCGTCCTGTTCGGGGTCCACAAGGACGCCGCCACGCTGGCTCGGATGCTCGACCCGCAGACGTTCCCCGGGGTTCTGGTGACGACGACGCGGCCGTGCACGCCGGGTTCACGCGGGCTCAGAAGTGCTGGGCCCACCTGA
- a CDS encoding ATP-binding protein has product MNESSPPLPEGTPGDIPTRLQADQLLRDERFRLLVQAVTDYAIFMLDPDGLVVCWNTGAERVFGYQEAEIVGQHYARFFTPEDTRAGEPDRELRTAFEHGRFEGESVRVRKGGERFLVTVLISPIRRNETGTFLGYSQITRDVTDRKRIEEQLRHAQKIEAVGTLAAGVAHDFNNLLTIINGYSQILFASLHEHDTARKPVDEIIKAGERAAALTQQLMAFGRKQVLAPQVIDLNALLAGIETLVSKLVGEHVAVVMTLVGDLRRVEADPGQIEQVVVNLVTNARDAMPRGGRLSVTTRNVELGGTRVATGIKPGPYVALGVADEGEGMDVATKARVFEPFFTTKAHGKGTGLGLSSVYGIVTQSGGHVEVESEPGRGATFTVFLPAVDGPVRPEPAFPFSPSIGGGTETLLLVEDEAGILGFGRYLLEKGGYKVLVAANGAEALEVAAHYDGVIHLLVTDVMMPEISGLQVATRLSALRPEMKVLYVSGYSEEAVARQGLFGSGVPFLQKPFAPTSLAAKIREVLDG; this is encoded by the coding sequence TTGAACGAGTCATCGCCTCCTCTGCCCGAAGGCACTCCTGGCGACATCCCCACACGCCTCCAGGCCGATCAGTTGCTGAGGGACGAAAGGTTTCGCCTACTCGTCCAGGCCGTGACAGACTACGCCATCTTCATGCTCGACCCGGACGGCCTCGTCGTTTGCTGGAATACTGGGGCCGAGCGGGTTTTTGGCTACCAAGAGGCGGAAATCGTCGGCCAACACTACGCCCGGTTTTTTACCCCGGAAGACACGCGAGCGGGCGAGCCCGACCGCGAACTTCGGACTGCGTTCGAACACGGCCGATTCGAAGGCGAGTCGGTGCGCGTCCGCAAAGGTGGCGAACGGTTCCTTGTTACCGTCCTGATTTCCCCCATCCGCCGAAACGAGACCGGTACCTTCCTCGGGTATTCCCAGATCACGCGGGATGTCACCGATCGCAAGCGTATCGAGGAACAACTCCGACACGCCCAGAAGATCGAGGCCGTCGGCACGCTCGCGGCTGGCGTTGCCCACGACTTCAACAATCTGCTCACGATCATCAACGGGTACAGCCAAATCCTGTTTGCGAGTCTCCACGAACACGATACGGCACGGAAGCCGGTCGACGAGATCATCAAAGCCGGTGAGCGGGCCGCGGCACTGACCCAGCAACTGATGGCGTTCGGCCGCAAGCAAGTACTCGCCCCACAGGTGATCGACCTGAATGCCCTGCTCGCCGGGATCGAGACTTTGGTTTCCAAGTTGGTCGGGGAACACGTCGCGGTGGTCATGACACTGGTCGGCGACCTCCGGCGGGTTGAAGCCGACCCCGGTCAAATCGAGCAGGTGGTGGTCAATTTGGTTACCAACGCGCGGGACGCCATGCCCCGCGGGGGACGGCTCTCCGTCACCACGCGGAACGTCGAACTGGGCGGCACGCGGGTGGCCACCGGGATCAAGCCGGGCCCGTACGTGGCGCTGGGCGTGGCGGACGAAGGCGAAGGGATGGATGTGGCGACCAAAGCCCGAGTCTTCGAGCCGTTCTTTACCACCAAAGCACATGGCAAAGGCACCGGACTTGGGCTGTCGTCGGTCTACGGGATCGTCACCCAATCGGGCGGGCACGTCGAGGTCGAAAGTGAACCGGGGCGCGGGGCGACGTTTACCGTATTCCTGCCGGCCGTCGACGGTCCCGTCCGACCCGAGCCGGCCTTCCCATTTTCGCCGTCGATCGGGGGCGGGACGGAAACGTTACTATTGGTTGAAGACGAGGCTGGCATCCTGGGATTCGGCCGGTACTTGCTCGAAAAGGGCGGGTATAAAGTCTTGGTCGCCGCGAACGGGGCCGAGGCCCTGGAAGTAGCGGCGCATTACGACGGGGTCATCCATTTGCTCGTGACCGACGTGATGATGCCGGAGATCAGTGGCCTGCAAGTGGCCACCAGGCTGTCGGCTTTGCGACCCGAGATGAAGGTTCTGTACGTCTCCGGTTACAGCGAAGAGGCGGTAGCCCGGCAGGGTCTGTTCGGATCGGGCGTTCCATTTCTCCAGAAACCGTTTGCCCCGACGTCGCTAGCTGCGAAGATTCGGGAAGTTCTCGACGGGTGA
- a CDS encoding HAD-IC family P-type ATPase — protein sequence MPTFANKPGGPVSRSTPSTGNGSDQAAAPKSVNSVTGLTSEEANHRLKQFGPNAVSDTTQNPVRMALEKFWAPVPWMLEAAIVLQAALGEYVEAAIIAGLLVFNAALGYFHEGRARATLAALKSRLALSATVRRGGVWTSLPASDLVPGDVVKLSLGAVVAADVRLTEGSVLLDQSMLTGESVPVEAGTDFQTYAGALVRRGEAVGEVTATGTRTKFGRTADLVLSAHVVSSQQKAVLRVVRNLAIFNGTLTIALVAYAWVHTLPFAEIISLILTAVLASIPVALPATFTLAAAVGARSLARQGVLPTRLSAVDEAASIDVLCADKTGTLTRNELTVSSVRPLPGFDEAHVLGLAALACSDGGQDPVDAAIRSAAARSSSAALPKRLTFVPFDPATKMSEATAVDTAGHNLRVVKGAFAVVVGLTPPLPAASAGANELEAQGFRVLAVAVGSPPALQLAGLIALSDPPRADSAALIAELDSLGVRTVMVTGDAAATAANVALAVGLKGAVCPAEQIPDSVRPQDFGVFAGVLPEGKYQLVKAFQKGGHGVGMCGDGANDAPALRQAQVGIAVSTATDVAKSAAGIVLTEPGLGGIVASVKEGRVTFQRILTYTLNSVTKKVVQVLFLAVGLIMTGQAILTPMLMVIIMITGDFLGMSLTTDNVRPSPRPNTWRIGRLTAAGVFMGIAELVFCSLVLAVGKFALEYGTEALRTLAFVVIVFGHQATTYAIRERRRLWSSRPSHWVVVSSVADITIASTLAVWGIFMAPVPIFLVASIFAGAIVFALVVDAAKVLVFRKLEIT from the coding sequence ATGCCAACCTTCGCGAACAAACCGGGCGGCCCAGTCTCGCGGTCGACACCATCGACCGGCAACGGCTCCGACCAGGCGGCCGCCCCGAAGTCCGTGAATTCCGTGACAGGTCTCACGAGCGAGGAGGCCAACCACCGACTAAAGCAGTTCGGCCCCAACGCGGTTTCCGACACGACTCAAAATCCGGTTCGTATGGCCTTGGAGAAATTCTGGGCACCCGTTCCCTGGATGCTCGAAGCCGCGATCGTGCTTCAAGCGGCGCTGGGTGAATACGTCGAGGCTGCAATCATCGCGGGCCTGTTGGTGTTCAACGCCGCGCTGGGTTATTTTCATGAGGGGCGGGCTCGGGCTACCCTGGCCGCCCTCAAATCGCGGCTGGCGCTGAGTGCGACCGTCCGGCGCGGCGGCGTGTGGACGAGTCTCCCCGCCAGTGATCTGGTTCCCGGCGACGTCGTGAAACTGTCGCTCGGCGCCGTTGTTGCGGCCGACGTCCGCCTGACGGAAGGATCGGTTCTGCTCGATCAGTCGATGCTGACCGGAGAATCCGTCCCCGTCGAAGCCGGCACCGACTTCCAAACTTATGCGGGGGCGTTGGTACGGCGGGGTGAAGCGGTCGGAGAGGTGACAGCGACCGGGACGCGGACGAAATTCGGGCGTACCGCGGACCTCGTTCTCAGTGCCCACGTCGTGAGTTCCCAGCAGAAGGCCGTGTTGCGCGTGGTGCGGAATCTCGCGATCTTTAACGGCACCCTTACCATCGCTTTGGTGGCGTACGCCTGGGTTCACACGCTGCCATTCGCCGAAATCATTTCCCTCATCCTGACGGCAGTCCTGGCCTCAATCCCGGTGGCACTTCCGGCCACCTTTACCCTCGCGGCCGCGGTCGGAGCCCGCTCTCTTGCCCGCCAGGGGGTTTTGCCGACGCGCCTTTCCGCCGTGGACGAGGCGGCATCCATCGATGTTCTCTGCGCGGACAAGACGGGCACGCTGACGCGAAATGAGTTGACGGTGAGCAGCGTTCGTCCGCTCCCCGGCTTCGACGAGGCACACGTCTTGGGCCTGGCGGCTCTGGCGTGCTCGGACGGCGGTCAGGACCCCGTCGACGCAGCCATTCGTTCGGCCGCCGCACGCAGCAGTTCGGCCGCTCTGCCGAAACGGCTGACGTTCGTGCCGTTCGATCCGGCGACAAAGATGTCCGAAGCAACCGCGGTAGACACGGCCGGTCACAATCTCCGTGTCGTAAAGGGGGCCTTTGCCGTTGTCGTCGGTCTTACCCCTCCGTTGCCCGCGGCATCCGCGGGGGCCAACGAACTCGAGGCACAGGGTTTCCGAGTTTTGGCCGTTGCGGTCGGCTCGCCGCCAGCGCTGCAACTCGCGGGTCTCATCGCACTCAGCGACCCGCCGCGGGCGGACTCGGCGGCACTCATCGCGGAGCTGGATTCGTTGGGCGTGCGGACCGTCATGGTAACCGGCGACGCGGCGGCAACGGCGGCCAACGTGGCTCTCGCGGTAGGACTGAAGGGAGCGGTTTGCCCGGCGGAGCAAATTCCAGACAGTGTACGCCCGCAAGACTTCGGGGTGTTTGCCGGCGTCCTGCCGGAAGGAAAGTACCAGCTCGTCAAGGCGTTTCAGAAGGGCGGCCACGGCGTCGGAATGTGCGGCGACGGCGCCAACGACGCGCCGGCCCTCCGCCAGGCGCAGGTGGGAATCGCTGTGTCAACGGCGACCGACGTGGCCAAGTCGGCCGCCGGCATCGTACTGACCGAACCCGGGCTCGGCGGGATCGTGGCTTCGGTCAAGGAAGGCCGGGTGACGTTCCAGCGCATCCTGACCTATACGCTCAACTCCGTAACCAAGAAAGTCGTCCAGGTACTCTTTCTCGCCGTCGGTTTGATCATGACCGGGCAGGCGATCCTGACCCCGATGCTGATGGTCATCATCATGATCACCGGGGACTTCCTGGGAATGTCCCTGACCACGGACAACGTGCGCCCGTCCCCGCGGCCCAACACGTGGCGAATCGGCCGATTGACGGCCGCGGGCGTCTTTATGGGAATCGCCGAACTCGTCTTTTGCAGCCTCGTTTTGGCCGTCGGAAAATTCGCCCTGGAGTACGGCACGGAGGCACTGAGAACACTGGCATTTGTCGTGATCGTCTTCGGCCACCAGGCGACGACGTACGCCATTCGCGAACGCCGACGCCTGTGGTCCTCCCGCCCCAGCCATTGGGTGGTTGTCTCTTCCGTCGCCGACATCACGATTGCCTCGACCTTAGCCGTCTGGGGAATCTTCATGGCGCCCGTGCCGATTTTCCTCGTGGCCTCAATATTTGCGGGGGCGATCGTCTTCGCATTGGTCGTGGATGCGGCCAAGGTGCTGGTATTCAGGAAGCTCGAGATCACGTAA
- a CDS encoding response regulator has translation MNRTRPYVLVVDDSPDTADSMAELLAIWGYDAEPCYCGSCALAAVHDRRPAAILLDIAMAPMDGFTFAAHFRGLPDHEQTAVVVITGHTSATYQARGRELGIVHYLLKPVDLCLLEALLERLVGEFELPNCTTNRSPLGKRSCPGSLCPAG, from the coding sequence ATGAACCGGACCCGGCCTTACGTCCTGGTGGTGGACGACTCGCCCGACACGGCCGATAGCATGGCCGAATTACTCGCCATCTGGGGGTACGACGCTGAACCTTGTTACTGCGGCAGCTGTGCCCTCGCCGCCGTTCACGACCGCCGCCCGGCCGCCATTCTCCTGGACATCGCGATGGCCCCGATGGACGGGTTCACCTTCGCCGCCCATTTCCGCGGGCTACCCGACCATGAGCAGACGGCGGTCGTCGTGATCACCGGACACACGTCCGCGACGTACCAAGCCCGCGGGCGCGAACTCGGGATCGTCCACTACCTACTCAAGCCCGTCGACTTGTGCCTGTTAGAGGCCCTGTTGGAGCGGTTGGTGGGGGAATTCGAGTTGCCGAATTGCACCACCAACCGCTCCCCCCTCGGAAAAAGGTCATGCCCCGGCTCACTGTGCCCCGCCGGGTGA
- a CDS encoding response regulator transcription factor has translation MTDLRVFLVDDHAVVREGLKALINAQTGLTVVGEAADGLIACERIAVLRPDVVVMDVSMPGLTGAQATARLQLECPAVRVLALTVHEDKGYIRQLLAAGAAGYVLKRAAPEELIHAIRAVAAGGVYLDPSMAAKVVGGFVRKAANAGPPSGDLSERETEVARRTAAGYSNKEIAARLELSVKTVETYRARAMEKLGLQSRSDLVRYAVQQGWLQDG, from the coding sequence ATGACAGACCTGCGCGTCTTTCTGGTCGACGATCACGCGGTCGTTCGTGAGGGGCTGAAGGCATTAATCAACGCCCAGACCGGGTTGACGGTCGTCGGCGAAGCGGCCGACGGGCTGATCGCGTGCGAGCGGATCGCGGTGCTGCGGCCGGACGTGGTGGTGATGGACGTGTCGATGCCCGGTCTGACCGGGGCGCAAGCGACCGCGCGGTTGCAGCTAGAATGCCCGGCGGTGCGGGTCCTGGCCCTGACCGTCCACGAGGACAAGGGGTACATTCGCCAACTCCTGGCGGCCGGGGCGGCCGGGTACGTCCTCAAGCGGGCGGCGCCCGAGGAATTGATCCACGCCATCCGGGCGGTGGCCGCGGGCGGCGTCTACCTGGACCCGAGCATGGCCGCGAAAGTGGTCGGCGGATTCGTCCGGAAGGCCGCGAACGCCGGCCCGCCGAGCGGGGATCTGAGTGAGCGGGAGACGGAGGTGGCCCGGCGGACCGCCGCCGGGTACAGCAACAAGGAGATCGCCGCCCGCCTCGAATTAAGTGTCAAGACGGTTGAGACGTATCGGGCGCGGGCGATGGAGAAACTCGGCCTCCAGAGTCGGTCCGACCTCGTCCGGTATGCCGTCCAGCAAGGTTGGCTCCAGGACGGCTAA